The DNA region CCTTTTAAGGTTATTGAAAGCTACAAAGACTTGGCATTCTCAGAATATGCAAGGGTAGGAAGAGCATTGACCTTATATGAAGTTGGTGACAGAGAAGAAGCAATTGCAGAGATGGAAGACGTTTCAATATCTCTAAAAGGGTATCCAGGTATATTCATAGATAGAATTTTTGCACTCCATGATCATGCTGCAAAAGGAAAACTCACTTTTATCTAATTCTACATTTTCCCCCCCAAGCAGAAATACATGCAGCTCTTGCAGCAGCCTTATATGCAGATAAGCATGCCGCTTTGCTTGCTGAAAACCAGTTTGCCATTGCAACTCTTCTTGATCCCCATTTTACAGACCTTTCATATGTTAGAGACACAAAGCACCGGCCTCCAAGTTTGATCAGTTCACTGCAGCACTTCATCACACTATCTTAAGACCTCACAGGATATCTATACGTTTTGTTTAAGCCATACTAAGCAGTGCCAGCTATATGATGCATAAAATATATACTCGCTAAGAGCAAG from Glycine soja cultivar W05 chromosome 8, ASM419377v2, whole genome shotgun sequence includes:
- the LOC114421194 gene encoding uncharacterized protein LOC114421194 encodes the protein FKVIESYKDLAFSEYARVGRALTLYEVGDREEAIAEMEDVSISLKGYPEIHAALAAALYADKHAALLAENQFAIATLLDPHFTDLSYVRDTKHRPPSLISSLQHFITLS